One part of the Saprospiraceae bacterium genome encodes these proteins:
- a CDS encoding VWA domain-containing protein has product MDSFAQYRLVYPWALALLALLPFLILAYRRNRKTPINAVYFGHTPSNIKSTWKNVLHYFLPWLQAASFILLCIGLSRPQHIWKEEKIKANAIDIFLAVDLSSSMLAQDFQPDRLSVSKQVAQNFVNKRIYDRLGLAVFAGESYTRCPLTTDHEVFKNFLAEINVGKLDDGTAIGMGLSAAINRLKNSTSKSKIIILLTDGVNNTGYIDPLTAAQIAKEFNIKIYAIGVGSMGEALTPVTRRGDGQYVFAMARVEIDEKLMTQVSEMTGGKYYRATDEEALQKIYDEIDKLEKTEVEVTKFTKYTETFHYFVGVAALLLILHFIIKYFIIKQVID; this is encoded by the coding sequence ATGGATTCATTTGCTCAATATCGATTGGTATATCCCTGGGCTTTGGCTTTGTTGGCTTTATTACCCTTTTTAATCCTAGCCTACCGTAGAAACCGCAAAACTCCGATAAATGCTGTGTATTTCGGACATACACCTTCTAATATTAAATCGACCTGGAAAAATGTGCTGCATTATTTTTTGCCCTGGTTGCAAGCTGCATCTTTTATCCTCCTTTGTATCGGACTCAGCCGGCCTCAACATATTTGGAAAGAAGAAAAAATCAAGGCCAATGCCATAGATATATTTTTGGCCGTAGATCTGTCCAGCTCAATGTTGGCCCAGGATTTTCAGCCGGATCGCCTGAGTGTGAGTAAACAAGTAGCTCAGAACTTTGTCAATAAAAGGATATATGATCGACTGGGCTTAGCAGTCTTTGCCGGAGAAAGTTATACCCGGTGTCCTCTGACCACTGATCATGAAGTGTTCAAAAATTTCCTGGCCGAGATCAATGTCGGTAAATTGGACGATGGCACAGCGATCGGCATGGGACTTTCAGCTGCCATCAATCGTCTAAAGAACAGTACTTCCAAAAGTAAGATCATTATCCTATTGACTGATGGTGTCAACAATACAGGTTATATAGATCCCCTGACTGCTGCACAGATCGCCAAAGAATTTAATATTAAGATCTATGCTATCGGAGTAGGCAGCATGGGAGAAGCCCTTACCCCGGTGACCCGAAGAGGGGATGGGCAATATGTGTTTGCCATGGCAAGAGTGGAGATAGATGAAAAATTGATGACCCAGGTCAGTGAGATGACTGGAGGGAAATATTATAGAGCTACAGACGAAGAGGCATTGCAGAAAATCTATGACGAGATAGACAAATTGGAGAAAACCGAAGTAGAAGTAACAAAATTTACCAAGTACACCGAGACCTTTCATTATTTTGTCGGTGTGGCGGCCCTGTTATTGATATTACATTTTATCATCAAGTATTTTATCATCAAGCAAGTGATCGATTGA
- a CDS encoding BatD family protein: protein MKKILILIFSFGALVLQSQSATVSIAVSRDTVLLGNQFYVQYTFDSKDGVFIAPDLKDAEIIGQNFVSNTSLINGEIKAVHKQKYLIQPLSAGLFTIPSTMIKSGDRSGGDLDVPAVEIYVKQNPNRIEEDPEDDRSWQFKNILEGKASGRKSKRL from the coding sequence ATGAAAAAAATATTAATTCTGATTTTTAGCTTTGGCGCCTTAGTGCTCCAAAGTCAATCTGCGACCGTCAGCATAGCTGTCAGCAGGGATACTGTATTGCTGGGCAACCAATTTTATGTTCAATATACCTTCGACTCCAAAGATGGAGTATTCATCGCCCCTGATCTCAAAGATGCTGAAATCATCGGTCAGAATTTTGTGAGTAACACCTCCTTGATCAATGGGGAAATAAAAGCCGTGCACAAACAAAAATACCTCATCCAGCCATTATCTGCGGGACTTTTTACCATACCGTCCACCATGATTAAATCAGGGGATAGGTCAGGAGGAGATCTGGATGTACCTGCAGTAGAAATCTATGTCAAGCAAAATCCAAACCGTATAGAAGAAGATCCCGAAGACGATCGTTCGTGGCAGTTCAAAAATATACTAGAAGGCAAAGCAAGTGGTAGAAAATCTAAACGACTATGA
- a CDS encoding tetratricopeptide repeat protein codes for MKTVYINRMYYKLFFTTTITLTIIAFVVLPFSSYAQDDHRLLKKADQSYIKQDFNKAEEDYRKALELKKNQTTTYNLGNAIMEQNRPDEAINYYEEAAKKSEINNLNAKSLYNLGNAYYQKKDFEKSVNAFKQSLKLEPADMDTKKNLTLATRQLIKQQQQQQQQQQNQDKKQDQKDDQQQPNQDPQSGKPQDQKQDQQPQSGEAQPKPEGMTKEEAEQLLQYTEREDQRVQQKLTNKSKKNNPPKKDW; via the coding sequence ATGAAAACGGTTTACATAAATAGGATGTATTATAAATTATTTTTTACAACGACAATCACTCTGACCATTATTGCTTTTGTGGTTCTCCCTTTTAGCTCCTATGCACAGGATGATCATCGACTTTTAAAAAAAGCGGACCAATCATATATCAAGCAGGATTTTAATAAAGCTGAAGAAGATTATCGCAAAGCCCTTGAGCTTAAGAAAAATCAAACGACGACTTATAACCTGGGCAATGCAATCATGGAACAAAACAGACCTGATGAAGCGATCAATTATTACGAAGAAGCTGCTAAAAAAAGTGAAATCAATAATCTTAACGCTAAGTCCTTGTATAACCTTGGCAATGCCTACTACCAAAAAAAGGATTTTGAAAAAAGTGTAAATGCCTTCAAACAATCCTTAAAATTAGAGCCTGCTGATATGGATACTAAAAAAAACCTGACACTGGCCACCAGGCAGCTGATCAAACAACAGCAGCAGCAACAACAGCAGCAGCAAAACCAAGATAAGAAGCAAGATCAGAAAGATGACCAACAACAGCCTAACCAGGATCCACAATCAGGCAAACCTCAGGATCAAAAACAAGATCAACAGCCACAATCCGGTGAAGCACAACCCAAACCCGAAGGAATGACAAAAGAAGAAGCCGAGCAGCTCTTGCAGTATACAGAGCGCGAAGATCAAAGAGTCCAGCAAAAATTGACGAACAAAAGCAAAAAAAATAATCCCCCAAAGAAAGATTGGTGA
- a CDS encoding DUF58 domain-containing protein: MDTAELLKKVRKIEIKTRSISKHLFTGEYHSTFKGRGMSFSEVRPYQYGDDVRNIDWNVTARTNEAFIKIFEEERELTLMLMVDISPSSYFGTYQQQKREWATEICAVLAFSASSNNDKVGLILFSDQIELFIPPKKGRQHILRILRELINAAPKGKKTRLGDSLQFFNNVIKKRSIGFILSDFWDEQYDLPLRILGNKHDLIGIHLYDPKEEYLPDLGFIQMYNTETGDLAWVDTSSQSIRQDYHQRFESHMMKTKEIFNKSASDLIQVRTDQSYIEALMAFFKKRAKAI; the protein is encoded by the coding sequence ATGGATACCGCCGAGTTATTGAAGAAAGTCAGAAAAATCGAGATCAAGACACGTAGTATCAGCAAACATTTATTTACTGGTGAATATCATAGCACATTCAAAGGAAGGGGTATGTCTTTTAGTGAGGTCAGACCCTACCAGTACGGAGATGATGTGCGCAACATCGATTGGAATGTAACGGCCCGTACCAACGAAGCTTTTATCAAAATCTTTGAAGAAGAACGGGAGCTCACGCTGATGCTCATGGTTGATATCAGCCCTTCATCTTACTTTGGCACATATCAGCAACAAAAAAGAGAATGGGCTACAGAGATCTGTGCTGTACTTGCTTTTTCTGCCAGCTCTAACAATGATAAAGTAGGTCTCATCCTTTTTTCAGATCAGATCGAGCTCTTTATTCCACCAAAAAAAGGAAGGCAACATATACTTCGTATCCTGAGAGAATTGATCAATGCCGCTCCAAAAGGTAAAAAAACGCGGTTGGGTGATTCGCTTCAATTTTTTAATAATGTCATTAAAAAACGAAGCATAGGATTTATCTTATCAGACTTTTGGGATGAACAGTACGACCTTCCTTTGCGCATATTGGGCAACAAACATGATTTGATAGGCATCCATCTTTACGACCCAAAGGAAGAATATCTGCCAGACCTGGGATTCATCCAAATGTACAATACAGAGACTGGTGATTTAGCCTGGGTCGATACTTCCAGTCAATCGATCAGGCAAGATTATCATCAAAGGTTTGAATCGCATATGATGAAGACCAAAGAAATATTTAATAAGTCCGCTTCTGACCTGATCCAGGTGCGTACTGATCAATCCTATATCGAAGCGCTGATGGCTTTTTTTAAAAAACGTGCAAAGGCAATATGA
- a CDS encoding AAA family ATPase: MNSYIDLQGITARIEQESGFIDQIKLQLQHTIIGQEIMIERLLIGLLCKGHILLEGLPGLAKTLAIKSLAGAVNASFQRIQFTPDLLPADIIGTLIYNQGINDFQVRKGPIFANFILADEINRAPAKVQSALLEAMQEKQVTIGKETYRLEEPFLVLATQNPIEQEGTYPLPEAQVDRFMLKVLIGYPTKEEERQIIRMNIGDEKLRAITPVVQTENILKAREVLNTIYMDEKIERYIIDIVFASRQPAEYKLDELQNFIQYGASPRASINLALASKAVAFINKRGFVIPDDVRYIAKDVMRHRIGLTYEAEAENKNSDHIISEILAKVEVP; the protein is encoded by the coding sequence ATGAACAGTTATATCGATCTCCAGGGGATCACAGCCCGCATCGAGCAGGAATCCGGATTTATAGACCAGATCAAATTACAACTCCAGCATACCATCATCGGCCAGGAAATCATGATCGAGCGCTTGCTCATCGGATTGCTCTGCAAAGGTCATATTCTGCTGGAGGGTCTTCCAGGCCTGGCAAAAACCTTAGCCATCAAAAGCCTTGCAGGGGCAGTCAATGCATCTTTCCAAAGGATCCAGTTTACTCCAGATTTATTGCCAGCTGATATCATAGGTACACTCATTTATAATCAGGGGATCAATGACTTCCAGGTTCGCAAAGGCCCTATTTTTGCAAATTTTATCCTCGCTGACGAGATCAATCGTGCTCCTGCCAAAGTGCAAAGTGCATTGCTCGAAGCCATGCAGGAGAAGCAGGTCACCATCGGCAAGGAAACTTATCGCCTGGAAGAGCCTTTCCTGGTCCTTGCTACGCAAAACCCCATAGAACAGGAAGGCACTTATCCCCTGCCTGAAGCTCAGGTAGACCGATTTATGCTCAAAGTACTTATAGGATATCCCACCAAAGAAGAGGAGCGCCAGATCATCCGCATGAATATTGGTGACGAAAAACTGAGGGCGATCACTCCGGTGGTGCAGACTGAAAATATCCTCAAAGCCAGAGAGGTTTTGAACACTATTTATATGGATGAAAAAATAGAACGATACATTATCGATATCGTATTTGCCTCCAGGCAGCCTGCTGAATACAAATTGGACGAACTACAGAATTTTATCCAATACGGTGCTTCTCCCCGCGCCAGCATCAATCTTGCCCTCGCATCAAAAGCCGTAGCTTTTATTAACAAAAGAGGATTTGTCATCCCGGACGATGTGCGTTACATTGCCAAAGATGTGATGCGACACCGTATAGGACTGACCTATGAAGCAGAAGCAGAAAACAAAAACTCAGACCACATTATTTCAGAGATTTTAGCCAAAGTAGAAGTACCCTAA
- a CDS encoding beta-lactamase family protein encodes MRIFILFILIGGLNTGLAQKDPIRKELNRLIKYETDIDFKSTPGFIIGMIDEDTSFVYSFGQRAVDDPGPITKDDQFEIGGVTKVFTALLVETLADKGLLDLSKPINEFLPFANPSFDHCTLFNLLTHTSGLPKLPPGWGLIEDDSRNPYAAFSQKDLESFYRSYSLQDPSSSTYLYSHLNYVMIEWILQSVFDKTYIQLFKENLPADLVISLDSSTTIAGYDRQTRPVKPWTSQTFGAALGGKASLHTLLNLTYLFLYPPTPAYLALIHPQQTSIRGEKGWVAPGWQVVTIPGERFLYVHTGRTEGHHAFVGLLPDTHTAVVVLANSASGTELLGLSVLRMMNKNWKRKGG; translated from the coding sequence ATGAGGATATTTATTTTATTCATATTAATAGGTGGTCTTAATACGGGGCTTGCGCAAAAAGACCCTATTCGCAAAGAACTCAATCGGCTGATCAAATACGAAACGGATATTGATTTCAAATCGACGCCAGGATTTATCATAGGCATGATCGACGAAGACACTTCTTTTGTATACTCCTTTGGACAAAGAGCAGTGGATGACCCTGGCCCGATCACCAAAGACGATCAGTTTGAAATCGGAGGAGTTACCAAAGTATTTACAGCCTTGTTGGTAGAGACTTTAGCCGATAAGGGTCTACTTGATCTATCGAAGCCCATCAATGAATTTCTGCCCTTCGCCAATCCTTCCTTTGACCACTGCACACTCTTTAATTTATTGACTCATACCAGTGGTCTTCCCAAGCTGCCCCCGGGTTGGGGCCTGATCGAAGATGATAGTCGCAATCCTTATGCGGCTTTCAGCCAAAAGGACCTTGAGTCATTCTACCGATCCTATTCATTACAAGATCCATCATCTTCCACCTATCTCTATAGTCACCTCAACTACGTGATGATCGAATGGATCTTACAATCCGTCTTTGATAAAACATATATTCAGCTTTTCAAAGAAAACCTACCCGCGGATCTTGTCATTTCTTTGGATTCATCTACGACCATAGCAGGTTATGATCGCCAAACCCGACCAGTCAAACCATGGACTTCTCAGACCTTCGGAGCCGCACTGGGAGGCAAAGCCTCTCTGCATACGCTTCTGAATTTAACTTACCTTTTTCTTTATCCCCCAACGCCAGCTTATCTGGCATTGATACATCCACAACAGACTAGCATCAGAGGAGAAAAAGGATGGGTCGCTCCAGGCTGGCAGGTAGTAACTATCCCTGGTGAACGATTTTTATACGTACATACTGGTCGCACCGAAGGGCATCATGCTTTCGTAGGTTTATTACCGGATACACATACTGCAGTCGTCGTACTCGCCAATTCGGCTAGCGGTACTGAATTATTAGGCCTTAGTGTCCTTCGTATGATGAATAAGAATTGGAAAAGGAAAGGGGGGTAA
- a CDS encoding cytochrome-c peroxidase, with protein MKLISGVSMILFIWIVSCTTEESSTTPFPIAKPEHFPPILYNLESNPLTQEGFKLGRKLFNDPILSSDGSVACSNCHVKQAAFTDPQHRLSLGVDERAGIRNAPSIANMAFFSEFVWDGGIIHLDFVPPNAIENPLEMNESLSHVMNKLNRHAEYPELFRQAFPDMDTITSAYLLKSLSQYQLHLISATSRYDQVILGKEVFSEDEKIGFELFSNKCSQCHAGQLFTNMGFSNNGLDTEFADLGRARITESVKDLGKFRIPSLRNCAVTAPYMHDGRFKSLEEVLEHYEHGVHDSPTLDPLLKEAGHLGIFLSANEKQSLLHFLNTLTDHDFIYNPDL; from the coding sequence ATGAAGCTCATTTCCGGTGTAAGCATGATACTATTCATCTGGATAGTATCATGCACTACGGAAGAAAGTAGTACTACACCTTTTCCAATTGCCAAACCAGAACATTTTCCTCCGATCCTGTACAACCTGGAATCAAATCCACTGACGCAGGAAGGGTTTAAACTGGGCAGAAAACTTTTTAATGATCCAATACTTTCTTCCGATGGATCTGTAGCCTGCAGCAATTGCCATGTAAAACAAGCAGCGTTCACTGATCCACAACATCGGCTGAGCCTGGGGGTAGATGAGCGAGCCGGTATTCGAAATGCTCCCTCTATCGCCAACATGGCTTTTTTCAGTGAATTTGTTTGGGATGGGGGAATCATTCACCTCGATTTCGTACCGCCCAACGCCATTGAAAATCCATTAGAAATGAACGAATCATTAAGTCATGTAATGAATAAACTTAACAGACATGCAGAATATCCGGAATTATTTCGCCAGGCTTTTCCGGATATGGACACGATCACTTCTGCCTATTTATTAAAATCACTTTCACAGTACCAGCTCCACTTGATATCCGCCACTTCTCGATATGATCAGGTGATCTTGGGAAAGGAGGTATTTAGTGAAGATGAAAAAATTGGATTTGAATTATTTTCGAATAAATGCTCCCAGTGCCATGCAGGACAATTATTTACTAATATGGGATTTAGCAACAATGGACTCGATACGGAGTTTGCGGACTTAGGCCGGGCCAGAATCACCGAATCAGTAAAGGATCTGGGCAAGTTTAGAATCCCCTCCCTGAGGAATTGCGCTGTGACCGCTCCTTATATGCACGACGGAAGGTTTAAAAGCCTGGAGGAGGTATTGGAACATTATGAGCATGGTGTACATGACTCACCCACACTGGATCCCTTACTCAAAGAAGCTGGTCACCTCGGTATTTTTCTCTCTGCCAATGAAAAACAATCTTTATTACACTTTTTAAATACTCTGACGGATCATGATTTTATTTATAATCCGGATTTATAA
- a CDS encoding VWA domain-containing protein, with protein MFRFEHAHFLFGLVIILGLAGLYYVLRRQRNSVLNQFASSGLWSSLIPSLDDKLNKRRIILWLSALALIVIALSNPQWGIRKEKIEIKSTDIYVALDISNSMACTDIKPNRLERAKLWTESFLRSLADDRVGMVFFAGHAFLQSPLTTDYGSSTMFARSADPTLITTQGTNISDAITTCMDNFPKNEEAQKVILLLTDGEDHDDQAMEAANKAKQQNIAIYTIGVGTAEGGLIPVRAQGMEDYKRDESGKPIQTKLNPTFLTQLAESTQGKYYSITQGDAIIESIKADVANMTKQRVAERAYSDYESYFPYFLFPAIILLVLEYLISIKWMEKYFNRNPQTLG; from the coding sequence ATGTTTAGATTCGAACATGCCCATTTCCTATTTGGCTTGGTCATCATCCTGGGCCTGGCTGGACTGTATTATGTACTCAGGAGACAGCGGAATTCTGTTTTGAATCAATTTGCTTCCTCCGGTTTATGGTCATCTTTGATCCCTTCTCTTGATGACAAATTAAATAAACGGCGGATCATCCTTTGGTTGTCTGCACTCGCGCTGATAGTCATCGCTTTGAGTAACCCCCAGTGGGGAATACGAAAAGAAAAAATTGAAATCAAATCAACAGATATTTATGTCGCCCTGGATATCTCTAACAGTATGGCTTGCACCGATATCAAACCAAACAGGCTGGAGCGAGCTAAACTATGGACCGAATCATTTCTGAGATCCCTGGCTGACGATCGCGTGGGCATGGTATTTTTTGCGGGTCATGCATTTCTCCAATCACCACTTACGACAGATTATGGCTCCTCCACGATGTTTGCGCGTAGTGCTGATCCAACATTGATTACAACTCAAGGCACCAATATCAGTGACGCCATCACTACCTGTATGGACAACTTTCCCAAAAATGAAGAAGCACAAAAAGTGATCCTGTTGTTGACAGATGGTGAAGACCATGATGATCAGGCGATGGAAGCTGCCAATAAGGCAAAACAACAAAACATCGCGATCTACACCATTGGAGTCGGCACCGCCGAAGGGGGATTGATACCTGTCAGAGCCCAGGGTATGGAAGACTACAAAAGAGATGAATCCGGCAAACCTATTCAAACCAAACTCAATCCAACCTTCCTTACACAACTGGCAGAATCTACTCAAGGCAAATACTATTCGATAACCCAGGGCGATGCCATCATCGAATCCATAAAGGCAGATGTAGCCAATATGACCAAACAAAGAGTCGCTGAAAGAGCCTACTCTGATTATGAAAGCTATTTTCCCTATTTTTTATTTCCTGCCATTATCTTATTGGTATTGGAATATTTGATTTCTATAAAATGGATGGAAAAATATTTTAATCGTAACCCTCAAACTTTGGGCTGA
- a CDS encoding DJ-1/PfpI family protein — MIRECKICLVCLWMIIPGIFSAQSKTDSLAQRHNEMMAIMMTQPKYPVKTIGIYVYDGFNTLDAFGPYHVLGELMGADVFFVAKQKGFVQNQRGVKIQVDKSIDVVNKLDILVIPGGASETFLQTKDTALLNWIKMIDQNSVFTTSVCTGGWILGATGLLKDKEVTCNWYRADEIMKMYGAKFIQKRYVKDGKYWTSAGVTAGMDMALGIVQELMGDKYTQGVMLDLEYDPEPPIEAGSVTNTDDLVIEMMRTMYDSGLLPMIESEKKLRLPKPTIWEAWPDLDAYHKIMSATFHPAESGDLSPLKKYASELANLATILRKANVPTEFQKPAMSETLNLLEKESISILKQVNSKKSDVLLKNSIYALHDRFHEVVERCLDKN; from the coding sequence ATGATTAGGGAATGTAAAATCTGCCTGGTATGTCTTTGGATGATCATTCCGGGAATTTTTTCGGCTCAATCCAAAACTGATAGTCTTGCCCAAAGACACAATGAAATGATGGCTATTATGATGACTCAACCTAAATATCCGGTCAAAACCATTGGTATCTATGTATACGATGGATTCAATACGCTGGATGCTTTCGGACCATATCATGTATTGGGAGAACTTATGGGTGCAGATGTATTTTTTGTTGCAAAACAAAAAGGATTTGTACAAAATCAGCGTGGTGTAAAAATACAAGTGGATAAATCAATCGATGTGGTCAATAAATTGGATATTTTAGTTATTCCTGGAGGAGCCAGTGAAACATTTTTACAAACAAAAGACACGGCACTTCTCAATTGGATCAAAATGATCGATCAAAATTCAGTATTTACTACAAGTGTATGCACAGGCGGATGGATACTCGGAGCGACAGGCCTGTTAAAAGATAAAGAGGTCACCTGCAACTGGTATCGAGCAGATGAAATCATGAAAATGTACGGAGCAAAGTTTATCCAAAAGCGGTACGTTAAAGATGGCAAATACTGGACTTCAGCAGGAGTCACTGCAGGAATGGATATGGCCCTGGGTATTGTGCAGGAACTGATGGGGGACAAGTATACACAAGGTGTCATGTTGGATCTGGAATATGATCCTGAGCCGCCGATAGAAGCCGGTTCAGTGACCAATACAGATGATCTGGTAATAGAAATGATGCGTACGATGTATGACTCTGGTCTCCTTCCGATGATTGAATCGGAAAAAAAATTAAGGCTTCCAAAACCCACGATCTGGGAAGCTTGGCCTGATTTGGATGCATATCACAAAATAATGTCAGCTACTTTTCATCCTGCAGAATCAGGCGATCTGAGTCCGCTTAAAAAATATGCCTCTGAACTCGCCAACCTTGCTACCATTTTAAGAAAAGCAAATGTACCTACGGAGTTTCAAAAACCTGCAATGTCAGAAACTCTCAATTTATTGGAGAAAGAATCCATTTCCATTTTGAAACAAGTGAATTCAAAGAAGTCCGATGTCTTGCTTAAAAATTCGATTTACGCCTTACATGATAGATTTCATGAAGTTGTAGAAAGATGCTTGGATAAAAATTGA
- a CDS encoding translation initiation factor: MKKKTLDDLSELRMVFSTDPSSVPPQEEEPTQDDLTPYAKQSIRISRDKKHRGGKEVTLLEGFELNESGLEAMAKMLKTSCGVGGSVVEGLVLLQGDQRKKLPAVLQKMGFKKIKVIQ, translated from the coding sequence ATGAAAAAGAAAACACTCGATGATCTATCAGAGCTCAGAATGGTATTTTCAACGGACCCATCATCGGTCCCACCACAAGAGGAAGAACCGACACAGGATGACCTGACTCCATATGCCAAACAATCTATCCGGATCTCCCGCGACAAAAAGCATCGCGGAGGCAAAGAAGTCACTTTGCTGGAAGGATTCGAATTAAACGAATCAGGACTGGAAGCCATGGCTAAAATGCTCAAAACATCATGCGGTGTAGGCGGATCTGTCGTCGAGGGCTTGGTCTTACTCCAAGGGGATCAAAGAAAGAAATTACCTGCAGTGTTGCAAAAAATGGGTTTTAAGAAGATTAAGGTGATCCAATAA